The Brassica napus cultivar Da-Ae chromosome C7, Da-Ae, whole genome shotgun sequence genome has a segment encoding these proteins:
- the LOC106410154 gene encoding ACD11 homolog protein-like, whose amino-acid sequence MEEEEEEEDDTFEDAVCNKTPARVNTPLSIITEAFENLADLLKPDITTEEDGLSLDAFCNACTHVSVLFSCLGFAFKFAEMEYISKVNDLVEASKTLDTLQNILDLDVEKDTVKTPGSRSRNLRRVRLGLDLIRAIFEKFLMTDEYSLKDAATTAYTEVCAPFHTWAVRTAVYAGMYTLPTRDQLLIRLDETEQSVEKNMRRYMEASRPIIEYIDKLYIERNIKLDW is encoded by the coding sequence atggaggaagaagaggaggaggaagacgacACGTTCGAGGATGCCGTGTGCAACAAGACACCAGCCAGAGTCAACACACCTTTGTCTATAATCACCGAGGCGTTCGAAAATCTAGCTGATCTTCTAAAACCCGACATAACAACCGAAGAAGACGGTTTGAGTCTTGATGCTTTCTGCAATGCGTGTACGCACGTCTCTGTCCTCTTCAGCTGCCTAGGGTTCGCCTTCAAATTTGCTGAGATGGAGTACATCTCCAAAGTTAACGATTTGGTTGAAGCCTCGAAAACATTAGACACGTTACAGAATATTTTGGACCTAGACGTGGAGAAAGATACGGTGAAAACACCTGGAAGCCGTTCACGTAACCTGAGACGCGTGAGACTAGGGTTAGACCTAATCCGAGCAATCTTCGAGAAGTTCTTGATGACAGATGAGTACTCTTTGAAAGACGCTGCGACAACAGCTTACACAGAAGTATGCGCACCGTTTCATACATGGGCTGTTAGAACCGCGGTTTACGCGGGAATGTATACGCTTCCGACGAGGGATCAACTTCTGATACGGCTCGATGAAACTGAACAATCTGTTGAGAAGAACATGAGGAGGTACATGGAAGCTTCACGTCCCATCATAGAGTATATTGACAAACTTTACATTGAAAGGAACATTAAACTCGACTGGTAA
- the LOC111213375 gene encoding glutathione hydrolase 1-like: MWLVRAGTIAILIIAFLQNAAAKKRPHSIVKYHGAVATDDGRCSKIGMKVLRQGGNAIDASVAAALCLGVVSPASSGIGGGSFIVVKMAGGKEVAYDSRETAPLRATENMYGGNLDLKKRGALSVGVPGEVAGLFTAWKQHGKLPWKRLVSPAKKLAARGFKITKYLYMQMNTTRDHILADKGLSKLFVSNGELKKPGTLCRNPKLALTLRQIAKYGPKAFYNGTVGVNLVRDILKSGGIITLKDLQSYRVNVKEPLSNDILGYRLLGMPPPSSGGAAMVLILNILSQYGVPSGVSGSLGVHRLVEALKHAFAIRMNIGDPDFVDVSKVVSDMLSPKFAQDLKRKINDKKTFDPKYYGGRWNQIKDHGTSHLSIIDHERNCVSMTSTINAFFGALMLSPSTGIVLNNEMDDFSIPLKSFNDSDKPPPAPANFIRPGKRPLSSMTPTIVLKDGKVKAAVGASGGMYIIAGTTEVFLNHFLLNMDPLSSVVAPRIYHQLIPNSVKYENWTTAFNDHFEIPKGTRHVLEKKGHVLTPFAGGTISQFIVQESDGKLVAVSDPRKGGFPSGY; encoded by the exons ATGTGGCTCGTTCGAGCAGGGACGATCGCTATTCTCATAATCGCGTTTCTGCAAAATGCTGCGGCTAAGAAAAGACCACACAGTATTGTAAAGTATCATGGTGCAGTCGCAACAGACGATGGACGGTGTTCTAAAATAGGAATGAAAGTTCTTCGTCAAGGAGGAAACGCTATTGATGCTTCTGTGGCCGCTGCTTTATGTTTGGGCGTTGTGAGTCCAGCGTCTAGCGGTATAGGCGGTGGATCGTTTATAGTGGTTAAGATGGCTGGTGGCAAGGAAGTAGCTTATGATTCTAGAGAAACTGCTCCTCTCCGTGCCACTGAG AATATGTATGGAGGCAATCTTGATCTAAAAAAGAGAGGAGCCTTATCAGTAGGAGTTCCCGGGGAAGTTGCTGGTCTATTCACAGCTTGGAAACAACATGGAAAGCTACCGTGGAAGCGGTTAGTTAGTCCAGCAAAGAAACTCGCAGCTAGAGGTTTCAAGATTACAAAGTATCTCTATATGCAAATGAACACAACCAGGGACCATATCCTAGCAGACAAAGGTCTCTCTAAACTATTTGTTTCAAATGGTGAGCTTAAGAAACCAGGAACACTTTGCCGAAACCCAAAACTGGCTTTAACTTTGAGGCAAATTGCAAAGTATGGTCCAAAAGCGTTTTATAATGGCACGGTTGGTGTTAACCTTGTGAGAGATATCCTCAAATCAGGAGGGATAATAACTTTGAAAGATCTACAAAGTTATAGAGTTAATGTCAAAGAACCATTATCTAATGATATTCTTGGATACCGTTTACTCGGGATGCCTCCTCCTTCATCCGGTGGTGCTGCAATGGTCCTT ATTTTGAACATTCTTTCTCAATATGGGGTTCCATCAGGTGTATCGGGCTCTCTCGGTGTTCATCGTTTAGTCGAGGCTCTGAAACATGCTTTTGCAATTAGAATGAACATTGGAGATCCAGATTTTGTTGACGTTAGTAAAGTCGTTTCGGATATGTTGTCTCCAAAGTTTGCACAAGACTTGAAGAGGAAGATAAACGACAAGAAAACCTTTGATCCAAAATATTATGGTGgcag GTGGAATCAGATCAAAGATCATGGAACAAGCCACTTATCGATAATAGATCATGAGAGGAATTGTGTTTCGATGACTAGTACAATAAATGCTTTCTTTGGGGCACTGATGCTGTCTCCTAGCACCGGAATCGTTCTGAACAACGAAATGGACGATTTCTCGATCCCGTTGAAGTCCTTCAATGACTCAGATAAGCCGCCACCAGCACCTGCTAACTTCATCCGTCCCGGGAAACGACCTTTGTCATCCATGACTCCCACCATTGTACTCAAG GACGGTAAAGTTAAAGCAGCAGTGGGTGCAAGCGGAGGAATGTATATCATCGCCGGAACAACGGAAGTTTTCTTGAATCATTTTTTACTCAACATGGATCCTCTTTCTTCTGTCGTGGCTCCAAGAATCTACCATCAG TTGATACCAAACAGTGTTAAGTATGAGAACTGGACGACGGCTTTCAATGATCATTTCGAGATACCTAAAGGGACAAGACATGTGTTGGAGAAGAAAGGTCATGTCCTAACGCCGTTCGCCGGAGGGACAATTTCTCAGTTCATAGTTCAAGAATCCGATGGGAAGCTTGTGGCTGTGAGTGATCCAAGAAAAGGAGGGTTCCCTTCAGGATATTGA
- the LOC106409935 gene encoding coatomer subunit alpha-2, which translates to MFTKFQTKSNRVKGLTFHPKRPWILASLHSGVIQLWDYRMGTLIDRFYEHEGPVRGVHFHNSQPLFVSGGDDYKIKVWNHKTHRCLFTLLGHLDYIRTVQFHHENPWIVSASDDQTIRIWNWQSRTCISVLTGHNHYVMCASFHPKEDLVVSASLDQTVRVWDIGSLKKKTVSPADDLMRFTQMNSDLFGGVDAIVKYVLEGHDRGVNWASFHPTLPLIVSGADDRQVKLWRMNETKAWEVDTLRGHMNNVSSVMFHAKQDIIVSNSEDKSIRVWDATKRTGIQTFRREHDRFWILAVHPEINLLAAGHDNGMIVFKLERERPAFAVSGDSLFYAKDRFLRYYEYSTQKDAQVIPIRRPGTPSLNQSPRTLSHSPTENAVLICSDMDGGSYELYIIPKDSVGRSDVVQDAKRGTGGSAVFIARNRFAVLEKSTSQVLVKNLKNEVVKKSSLPIPTDAIFYAGTGNLLCRSEDKVVIFDLQQRLVLGELQTPFVRYVVWSNDMENVALLSKHTIIIASKKLVLQCTLHETIRVKSGAWDDNGVFIYTTLNHIKYCLPNGDSGIIRTLDVPIYITKVSGNTIFCLDRDGKNRAITINATEYIFKLALLRKRYDHVMSMIKNSQLCGQAMIAYLQQKGFPEVALHFVEDERVRFNLALESGNISIAVASATEINEKEQWYRLGVEALRQGNAGIVEFAYQQTKNFERLSFLYLITGKLDKLSKLMKIAEVKNNVMGQFHNALYLGDVKERVKILESAGHLPLAYITASVHGLTDTAERLATELGDNVPSLPEGKTPSLLMPPSPVMCGGDWPLLRVMKGIFEGGLESAARGGAVDEDEEDAGGDWGEGLDMVDVDGMENRDIEAILAEAEGAEEDNDEEGGWGELEGLDLPPELDTPKASANARSSVFVTPTQGMPVSHIWSQKSSLAAEQAAAGSFDTAMRLLNRQLGIRNFAPLKSMFIDLFSGSHSYLRAFSSSPVVPLAIERGWSESNSPNVRGPPALVYDFSQQEEKLKSGYKATTSGKDEKLTEALRLFLSILHTIPLVVVESRSEVDEVKELVSIAKEYVLGLKMELKRRQKKDDPVRQQELAAYFTHCNLQLPHLRLALLNAMTVCYKAKNLATAYNFAKRLLETNPLESHARAARQIVQAAERNMTDATELNYDFRNPFVICGSTYVPIYRGQKDVSCPYCTTRFVPSQEGNICGVCDLAVIGAAASGLICSPSQVR; encoded by the exons ATGTTCACGAAGTTCCAGACGAAGAGTAACAGAGTTAAGGGCCTCACCTTCCACCCTAAGCGACCATGGATCCTCGCCAGTTTGCACAGTGGTGTGATCCAGCTCTGGGATTATCGTATGGGTACTTTGATCGATCGGTTCTACGAGCACGAAGGTCCTGTTCGTGGTGTTCACTTTCACAATTCTCAGCCTCTATTCGTCTCCGGAG GTGATGATTACAAGATTAAAGTTTGGAACCACAAAACACACAGGTGCCTCTTCACCCTTCTCGGCCATCTCGACTATATCCGCACTGTCCAATTTCACCACGAGAACCCGTGGATTGTGAGTGCTAGTGACGATCAGACTATCCGCATATGGAACTGGCAGTCACGGACTTGTATCTCTGTGTTGACTGGCCACAATCATTATGTCATGTGTGCTTCTTTCCATCCTAAAGAAGACCTTGTCGTATCAGCATCTCTGGATCAGACTGTCCGTGTCTGGGATATTGGTTCTCTTAAGAAGAAGACAGTATCTCCTGCTGATGACCTCATGCGATTTACGCAGATGAACTCTGATCTTTTTGGTGGTGTTGACGCTATTGTTAAGTATGTCCTCGAAGGTCATGATAGAGGAGTAAACTGGGCTTCTTTTCATCCCACTCTTCCTCTCATCGTCTCTGGTGCGGATGACCGCCAAGTGAAGCTGTGGCGTATGAATG AAACTAAAGCTTGGGAGGTGGATACACTGCGAGGCCACATGAATAACGTTTCATCTGTTATGTTCCATGCAAAACAAGACATAATTGTATCCAACTCTGAGGACAAAAGTATTCGTGTCTGGGATGCTACCAAGCGAACTGGAATCCAAACATTTCGCCGCGAACATGATCGGTTCTGGATTCTTGCAGTTCACCCTGAGATTAATTTACTTGCAGCGGGGCATGACAATGGTATGATCGTGTTCAAACTTGAGAGAGAACGTCCTGCATTTGCTGTGAGTGGTGATTCTCTGTTCTAtgccaaagatagatttttGAGGTACTACGAATATTCAACTCAGAAAGATGCCCAAGTTATCCCTATAAGGCGTCCTGGTACACCAAGCTTGAATCAAAGTCCAAGGACTCTATCACACAGTCCGACGGAAAACGCAGTTCTGATCTGCTCAGATATGGATGGTGGTTCGTACGAGTTGTACATCATACCGAAAGATAGTGTTGGCAGGAGTGACGTTGTGCAAGATGCAAAGAGGGGGACAGGTGGTTCTGCTGTATTCATTGCCCGTAACCGCTTTGCTGTTCTTGAGAAAAGCACCAGCCAGGTGCTAGTCAAGAATCTCAAGAATGAGGTGGTTAAGAAGAGTTCTCTGCCTATACCCACAGATGCTATCTTTTATGCTGGGACTGGAAATTTGCTTTGTAGATCAGAGGATAAAGTGGTAATATTTGACCTTCAGCAAAGGCTTGTTCTTGGTGAACTTCAGACACCGTTTGTTAGGTATGTTGTTTGGTCCAACGATATGGAGAATGTTGCTTTGCTCAGCAAACACACTATCATTATTGCGAGCAAAAAACTTGTCCTCCAGTGCACACTTCATGAGACAATACGTGTGAAGAGTGGAGCTTGGGATGACAATGGTGTCTTCATCTACACAACTTTGAACCATATCAAGTACTGTCTTCCTAATGGAGATAGTGGGATAATCCGGACCCTGGATGTCCCTATCTATATCACCAAGGTGTCAGGAAACACAATCTTTTGCTTGGACCGGGATGGGAAAAACAGGGCAATCACCATCAATGCAACTGAATACATTTTCAAGCTTGCACTGCTGAGAAAGAGATATGATCATGTCATGAGCATGATAAAGAACTCCCAGCTCTGCGGACAGGCTATGATTGCTTACCTGCAGCAGAAAGGATTCCCTGAAGTTGCCCTCCATTTTGTTGAAGACGAGAGAGTCCGGTTCAACCTGGCTCTTGAAAGTGGCAACATCAGCATCGCTGTTGCATCCGCTACAGAGATTAATGAGAAAGAGCAGTGGTATAGACTTGGGGTGGAGGCTCTTCGCCAAGGTAATGCTGGAATTGTTGAATTTGCGTACCAGCAGACGAAGAACTTTGAGAGGTTATCTTTTCTTTACCTCATTACTGGTAAGTTGGACAAGCTTTCAAAGTTGATGAAGATTGCAGAAGTGAAGAACAATGTAATGGGTCAGTTTCACAATGCTCTCTACCTAGGAGATGTTAAAGAGCGTGTCAAGATACTTGAGAGTGCTGGTCATTTGCCTCTCGCTTATATCACTGCTTCGGTTCATGGTTTAACGGACACTGCTGAGCGACTTGCGACTGAGCTAGGAGACAACGTGCCCTCGTTACCTGAGGGGAAAACTCCGTCGCTTTTAATGCCACCATCTCCCGTCATGTGTGGTGGTGATTGGCCTCTTCTAAGAGTGATGAAGGGAATATTTGAAGGCGGACTTGAGAGTGCAGCCAGAGGAGGGGCtgttgatgaagatgaagaagatgctGGTGGTGATTGGGGTGAGGGACTTGACATGGTCGATGTTGATGGAATGGAGAACAGAGACATCGAAGCCATTTTGGCGGAAGCAGAAGGAGCGGAAGAAGATAATGATGAAGAAGGTGGATGGGGTGAACTTGAGGGCTTGGACCTCCCACCAGAGCTTGACACTCCTAAGGCCTCTGCTAACGCACGTTCATCCGTCTTCGTGACACCTACTCAAGGTATGCCCGTAAGCCATATTTGGAGCCAGAAATCATCACTTGCCGCTGAGCAAGCTGCAGCTGGAAGCTTCGACACTGCAATGCGTCTGCTCAACAGACAGCTTGGCATAAGGAACTTTGCCCCTTTGAAATCGATGTTTATTGATTTGTTCAGTGGCAGCCATAGCTACCTGCGTGCTTTTTCTTCATCTCCTGTGGTTCCACTTGCCATTGAACGTGGATGGAGCGAGTCAAACAGTCCCAACGTCCGTGGCCCACCAGCTCTTGTTTATGATTTCTCTCAGCAAGAAGAGAAGCTCAAATCTGGCTACAAAGCCACAACAAGTGGGAAAGATGAGAAATTGACTGAGGCTCTCCGGCTCTTCCTCTCTATCCTCCACACCATCCCTCTAGTGGTGGTCGAGTCAAGAAGTGAAGTAGATGAGGTTAAGGAACTGGTCAGTATCGCTAAAGAATATGTCCTCGGTCTTAAAATGGAGCTCAAGAGAAGACAGAAGAAAGATGATCCAGTGAGGCAGCAGGAGCTTGCTGCTTACTTCACTCACTGCAACCTCCAACTACCTCACTTACGACTCGCGCTGTTAAATGCAATGACCGTCTGCTACAAGGCCAAGAATCTCGCCACTGCCTATAACTTCGCTAAAAGATTGCTGGAAACCAACCCATTGGAGAGCCATGCCAGAGCGGCTAGACAAATCGTTCAAGCCGCTGAACGCAATATGACTGATGCAACCGAGCTCAACTACGACTTCAGAAACCCGTTTGTGATATGCGGGTCAACCTATGTCCCAATCTACAGAGGTCAGAAAGACGTTTCCTGTCCGTACTGCACCACCAGGTTTGTACCGAGCCAGGAAGGAAACATATGCGGGGTCTGTGATCTTGCAGTCATTGGCGCAGCCGCATCTGGTTTGATATGCTCGCCGTCTCAGGTCCGGTGA
- the LOC106409936 gene encoding coatomer subunit alpha-2, with amino-acid sequence MLTKFETKSNRVKGLTFHPKRPWILASLHSGVIQLWDYRMGTLIDRFDEHEGPVRGVHFHNSQPLFVSGGDDYKIKVWNHKTHRCLFTLLGHLDYIRTVQFHHENPWIVSASDDQTIRIWNWQSRTCISVLTGHNHYVMCASFHPKEDLVVSASLDQTVRVWDIGSLKKKTVSPADDLMRFTQMNSDLFGGVDAIVKYVLEGHDRGVNWASFHPTLPLIVSGADDRQVKLWRMNETKAWEVDTLRGHMNNVSSVMFHAKQDIIVSNSEDKSIRVWDATKRTGIQTFRREHDRFWILAVHPEINLLAAGHDNGMIVFKLERERPAFAVSGDSLFYAKDRFLRYYEYSTQKDAQVIPIRRPGTPSLNQSPRTLSYSPTENAVLICSDLDGGSYELYIIPKDSVGRSDVVQDAKRGTGGSAVFIARNRFAVLEKSTSQVLVKNLKNEVVKKSSLPIPTDAIFYAGTGNLLCRSEDKVVIFDLQQRLVLGELQTPFVRYVVWSNDMENVALLSKHTIIIASKKLVLQCTLHETIRVKSGAWDDNGVFIYTTLNHIKYCLPNGDSGIIRTLDVPIYITKVSGNTIFCLDRDGKNRAITINATEYIFKLALLRKRYDHVMSMIKNSQLCGQAMIAYLQQKGFPEVALHFVEDERVRFNLALESGNISVAVASATEINEKEQWYRLGVEALRQGNAGIVEFAYQQTKNFERLSFLYLITGKLDKLSKLMKIAEVKNNVMGQFHNALYLGDVKERVKILENAGHLPLAYITASVHGLTDTAERLATELGDNVPSLPEGKTPSLLMPPSPVMCGGDWPLLRVMKGIFEGGLESAARGGAVDEDEEDVGGDWGEGLDMVDVDGMENRDIEAILAEAEGAEDENDEEGGWGELEGLDLPPELDTPKASANARSSVFVTPTQGMPVSHIWSQKTSLAAEQAAAGSFDTAMRLLNRQLGIKNFAPLKSMFIDLFSGSHSYLRAFSSSPVVPLAIERGWTESNSPNVRGPPALVYDFSQQEEKLKSGYKATTSGKLTEALRLFLSILHTIPLVVVESRSEVDEVKELVIIVKEYVLGLKMELKRRETKDDPVRQQELAAYFTHCNLQLPHLRLALFSAMGVCYKSKNLATAYNFAKRLLETNPVESQAKTARQIVQAAERNMTDTTELNYDFRNPFVICGSTYVPIYRGQKDVSCPYCTARFVPSQEGNICGVCDLAVIGADASGLICSPSQVR; translated from the exons ATGTTGACGAAGTTCGAGACGAAGAGTAACAGAGTTAAGGGCCTCACCTTCCACCCTAAGCGACCATGGATCCTCGCCAGTTTGCACAGTGGTGTGATCCAGCTCTGGGATTATCGTATGGGTACTCTGATCGATCGGTTCGACGAGCACGAAGGTCCTGTTCGTGGTGTTCATTTTCACAATTCTCAGCCTCTCTTCGTCTCCGGAG GTGATGATTACAAGATTAAAGTTTGGAACCACAAAACACACAGGTGCCTCTTCACCCTTCTCGGCCATCTCGACTATATCCGCACTGTCCAATTTCACCACGAGAACCCGTGGATTGTGAGTGCTAGTGACGATCAGACTATCCGCATTTGGAACTGGCAGTCACGGACTTGTATCTCTGTCTTGACTGGCCACAATCATTATGTCATGTGTGCTTCTTTCCATCCTAAAGAAGACCTTGTCGTATCAGCATCTCTGGATCAGACTGTCCGTGTCTGGGATATTGGTTCTCTTAAGAAGAAGACAGTATCTCCTGCTGATGACCTCATGCGATTTACGCAGATGAACTCTGATCTTTTTGGTGGTGTTGACGCTATTGTTAAGTATGTCCTCGAAGGTCATGATAGAGGAGTAAACTGGGCTTCTTTTCATCCCACTCTTCCTCTCATCGTCTCTGGTGCGGATGACCGCCAAGTGAAGCTGTGGCGTATGAATG AAACTAAAGCTTGGGAGGTGGATACACTGCGAGGTCACATGAATAACGTTTCTTCTGTTATGTTCCATGCAAAACAGGACATAATTGTATCCAACTCTGAGGATAAAAGTATTCGTGTCTGGGATGCTACCAAGCGAACTGGAATCCAAACATTTCGCCGGGAACATGATCGGTTCTGGATTCTTGCAGTTCACCCTGAGATCAATTTACTGGCAGCGGGGCATGACAATGGTATGATCGTGTTCAAACTTGAGAGAGAACGTCCTGCATTTGCTGTGAGTGGTGATTCTCTGTTCTAtgccaaagatagatttttGAGGTACTACGAATATTCAACCCAGAAAGATGCCCAAGTTATCCCTATAAGGCGTCCTGGTACACCAAGCTTGAATCAAAGTCCAAGGACTCTATCATACAGTCCGACGGAAAATGCAGTTCTGATCTGCTCAGATCTGGATGGTGGCTCGTACGAGTTGTACATCATACCGAAAGATAGTGTTGGCAGGAGTGACGTTGTGCAAGATGCAAAGAGGGGGACAGGTGGTTCTGCTGTATTCATTGCCCGTAACCGCTTTGCTGTTCTTGAGAAAAGCACCAGCCAGGTGCTAGTCAAGAATCTCAAGAATGAGGTGGTTAAGAAGAGTTCCCTGCCAATACCCACAGATGCTATCTTTTATGCTGGGACTGGAAATCTGCTTTGTAGATCAGAGGATAAAGTGGTAATATTTGACCTTCAGCAAAGGCTTGTTCTTGGTGAACTTCAGACACCGTTTGTTAGGTATGTTGTTTGGTCCAATGATATGGAGAATGTTGCTTTGCTCAGCAAACACACTATCATTATTGCGAGCAAAAAACTTGTCCTCCAGTGCACACTTCATGAGACAATACGTGTGAAGAGTGGAGCTTGGGATGACAATGGTGTCTTCATCTACACAACTTTGAACCATATCAAGTACTGTCTTCCTAATGGAGATAGCGGGATCATCCGAACCCTGGATGTGCCTATCTATATCACCAAGGTTTCTGGAAACACAATCTTTTGCTTGGACCGGGATGGGAAAAACAGGGCAATCACCATCAATGCAACTGAATACATTTTCAAGCTTGCACTGCTGAGAAAGAGATATGATCATGTCATGAGCATGATAAAGAACTCCCAGCTCTGTGGACAGGCTATGATTGCTTACCTGCAGCAGAAAGGATTCCCTGAAGTTGCCCTCCATTTTGTTGAAGACGAGAGAGTCCGATTCAACCTGGCTCTTGAAAGTGGCAACATCAGCGTCGCTGTGGCGTCCGCTACAGAGATTAATGAGAAAGAGCAGTGGTATAGACTTGGAGTGGAGGCTCTTCGCCAAGGTAATGCTGGAATTGTTGAATTTGCGTACCAGCAAACGAAGAACTTTGAGAGGTTATCTTTTCTTTACCTCATTACTGGTAAGTTGGACAAGCTTTCAAAGTTGATGAAGATTGCAGAAGTGAAGAACAACGTGATGGGTCAGTTTCACAATGCTCTCTACCTAGGAGATGTTAAAGAGCGTGTCAAGATACTTGAGAATGCTGGTCATTTGCCTCTCGCTTATATCACTGCTTCGGTTCATGGTTTAACGGACACTGCTGAGCGACTTGCGACTGAGCTAGGAGACAACGTGCCCTCGTTACCTGAGGGGAAAACTCCGTCGCTTTTAATGCCACCATCTCCCGTCATGTGTGGTGGTGATTGGCCTCTTCTAAGAGTTATGAAGGGAATATTTGAAGGCGGACTTGAGAGTGCGGCCAGAGGAGGTGCtgttgatgaagatgaagaagatgttggtggtgATTGGGGTGAGGGCCTCGACATGGTCGATGTTGATGGAATGGAGAACAGAGACATCGAAGCCATTTTGGCGGAAGCAGAAGGAGCAGAAGATGAAAATGATGAAGAAGGTGGATGGGGTGAACTAGAGGGCTTAGACCTCCCACCAGAGCTTGACACTCCTAAGGCCTCTGCTAACGCACGTTCGTCCGTCTTCGTGACACCTACTCAAGGTATGCCCGTAAGCCATATTTGGAGCCAGAAAACCTCCCTTGCTGCTGAGCAAGCTGCAGCGGGAAGCTTCGACACTGCAATGCGTCTGCTCAACAGACAGCTTGGCATAAAGAACTTTGCTCCCTTGAAATCGATGTTTATTGATTTGTTCAGTGGCAGCCATAGCTACCTGCGTGCCTTTTCTTCATCTCCTGTGGTTCCACTTGCCATTGAACGTGGATGGACCGAGTCAAACAGTCCCAACGTCCGTGGCCCACCAGCTCTTGTTTATGATTTTTCTCAACAAGAAGAGAAGCTCAAATCTGGCTACAAAGCCACAACAAGTGGGAAATTGACTGAGGCTCTCCGTCTCTTCCTCTCTATCCTCCACACCATCCCTCTAGTGGTGGTCGAGTCAAGAAGTGAAGTAGATGAGGTTAAGGAACTAGTCATAATCGTTAAAGAATATGTCCTCGGTCTTAAAATGGAGCTTAAGAGAAGAGAGACGAAAGATGATCCAGTGAGGCAGCAGGAGCTCGCTGCTTACTTCACACACTGCAACCTCCAATTACCTCACTTGCGTCTTGCGCTGTTTAGTGCGATGGGTGTCTGCTACAAGTCAAAGAACCTCGCCACTGCCTATAACTTCGCCAAGAGATTGTTGGAAACAAACCCAGTGGAGAGCCAGGCGAAGACGGCTAGACAAATTGTTCAAGCCGCTGAACGCAACATGACTGATACAACCGAGCTCAACTACGACTTCAGGAACCCGTTTGTGATATGCGGGTCAACCTATGTCCCAATCTACAGAGGTCAGAAGGACGTTTCCTGTCCCTACTGCACCGCCAGGTTTGTACCGAGCCAGGAAGGAAACATATGCGGGGTCTGTGATCTTGCAGTCATTGGCGCAGACGCATCTGGTTTGATATGCTCTCCGTCTCAGGTCCGGTGA
- the LOC106411094 gene encoding F-box/kelch-repeat protein At4g39550-like, producing MSSPEEKKKRKRMSTTKKKKPTPQSTPNPSLPDDLLLSCFARVSRLYYPTLSLVSKTFQSILASPELYKTRSSLGRKESCLYVCLLSDPDPIPRWYTLCRKPDRTLTTNGDTMKLKKKKKKSSGYVLAKLPTPHSGPANWSGLVTLGSDIYNFGGSEEPSSSVLILDSRSNTWREGPSMLVKRNYPVAVVLDGKIYVAGGCIDCSSFSDWMEVFDPKKQTWELVPGPGAEICGCEYLSNSAGVDGKVYIFGGDNGLAYRPKEGQWERVGWEMDTDWPWFSFAVIDNVLCNYIEGGFRWYDTNARLWKGLKGVKGLPKFPRYRARLADYGGKMAVLWERVLASTGFKDKLVLCAVIALERRNNDEELWGKVEWHDTVLTVPKSFVVDFALATTV from the coding sequence ATGTCGTCTCccgaggagaagaagaagaggaagaggatgagtacaaccaagaagaagaagccgacgCCGCAATCTACCCCAAACCCTTCGCTTCCCGATGATTTGTTACTCAGCTGCTTTGCACGCGTCTCGAGATTGTACTACCCGACTCTCTCACTCGTCTCGAAGACCTTTCAATCTATCCTCGCTTCGCCTGAGCTTTACAAGACCCGCTCCTCTTTAGGCCGCAAGGAGAGTTGTCTCTATGTGTGCCTACTTTCCGATCCCGACCCTATCCCTCGCTGGTACACCCTCTGCCGGAAACCTGACCGAACCCTAACCACAAATGGCGACACcatgaagctgaagaagaagaagaagaagtcaagTGGGTATGTTTTAGCTAAGCTCCCAACTCCCCATTCTGGTCCTGCGAACTGGTCAGGTCTCGTGACGCTTGGTTCAGATATCTACAACTTTGGCGGATCAGAGGAACCCTCGTCTAGCGTCTTGATCCTGGACTCTCGGTCCAACACTTGGCGCGAGGGTCCAAGCATGCTGGTGAAGCGAAACTACCCAGTGGCCGTTGTCCTTGATGGAAAGATATATGTAGCAGGAGGCTGCATAGACTGCAGCAGTTTCTCTGATTGGATGGAGGTTTTCGATCCAAAGAAACAAACTTGGGAGCTTGTGCCAGGCCCTGGCGCTGAGATATGTGGCTGTGAATATCTAAGTAATAGTGCAGGGGTTGATGGGAAAGTATACATCTTTGGAGGCGATAATGGTTTGGCTTACAGACCTAAGGAAGGTCAATGGGAAAGGGTGGGATGGGAGATGGATACGGATTGGCCATGGTTTTCTTTTGCGGTGATTGACAACGTGCTCTGCAATTACATTGAAGGAGGGTTCAGATGGTATGACACTAATGCAAGACTCTGGAAGGGTTTGAAAGGTGTGAAAGGACTGCCTAAGTTCCCTCGTTATCGTGCTAGATTGGCGGATTATGGTGGGAAGATGGCTGTTTTGTGGGAGAGGGTTTTGGCTTCCACTGGATTTAAGGACAAGTTGGTTTTGTGTGCAGTCATTGCTCTTGAAAGGCGCAACAACGATGAAGAGCTTTGGGGCAAGGTGGAATGGCATGACACTGTGCTTACAGTCCCCAAGTCATTCGTCGTTGACTTTGCTCTTGCTACTACCGTTTGA